The DNA region TACAGTCTCTAGTATTCATACCTCGCATTCAATTTAAAAATGACTACAAACGCCAAAATGATTTGACTGTAATGATCATTTATGTTAcctaaaattgtttttatttatgtaaaaaaaaatagatatgaTCATTGCCCGTCTTAATGTTAACTAGTacagttttaataattttggTCATATCTAGTTTTAAAACGGACCTATCAAACACTTTAATTGGCTACTACTTGCGAATCTTATACATTTGAAATGTAACCAGCACATACCTATAATTGTAACACGCACTTACAGTTGAGAATCTAAATTGGTACTTAAAGCAACAATATCTTGTTTCCTAAGATGTATGCTAGCTCATACCTGTGTAGTCAATTAGTCTGAATATTGACTTACCGCGCGGTGTGTTGGCAGGTAAACTGGGCGTGTTTGTGTAATGAACTGAAACTTGGTAGCTGTCTTCTACTTAAATAGGGGctataattaataacaaaaaaatgttaacGGGCCATAAACGTCAATTAAGATTTAAGTATTAGTAGGTATGTGGGCTTATACATTATGGGCTTTTGTtcgaaaataatattattgataCATCGTCTTTTCTACATTGATCTTATAttgttatagtttttttttattatgttttgaaTAATTTCCAGGTGTACCTACGTAACATCATGCAGATATTTAAGATGACTAACTATtagtattaaactttcgtgagacatattttaaaataactattCGTATACATTAATACAAAGGCcttttgcaattttttaatatatacctTGCTGAGTTTCTCGACTACAAATCTTCTGGATACTTCACATTTCTGGCTTTTtgttgacgctgactgtacatagagTAACAGAATTAAACATGAACTAACTCCTACTCATAAAGAAGGCTATTCTactgttttgaaaatattggtTTTTTCTctctaataaaatataacaggTTTTGTTTTTAACCGTTTATGCTGattgtattaaattaataaattttaatgaaaGTGGCTCTCCAGATTCATTAAGTACAAGCAAATTACAGTACGCGGCTTGTTTTTAGCAACTCTTGGCATAAAAATGGACTCTGGTGCACATCGAAGCGAGATTTCAACAGTTACCACAAAACAGCCTCAAAAACAATGGAAAAATAAATTGGCCAGCAAATCTCCCCAGATTGCGTCTCTGGTGGCACCTCAAATTGCAATCTAACAATTAATCCCTTTGAGCTCCACCGGCGAGAGCTGATTGGGCAGCACCTTGCTCCTATTTCTAGCTTAGGTGActtggttaaaaataaaaacaaaaaacttaaCAGACAAATACGAGTAGCAGTACTAGAGGTACTAGCCGAAAGAGTATATCGGTTAGATGTACGATTGTATAAGTAATAACAtaacaaacatttatttttgactATTTTGGGTTCAAATAGTTTGTCCAACTTTGTAATTTGGCTGCAAAGTCatgttatatttttgtatttttattagatATCAGGGCTAAATTGTAATATGAAATCTAAGCAAATACCGACGCTATACATGTGAAATTGATACAAAGATGAATTTgttaagtacaaaaaaaaaacaatataacgACAAACACTAGAATTCTACTTACTGTACCTATCTAAAAAATTATTTCGTTAGGATCAgtgtaattacaaaaaatatcatgggttttgatttattttggtAGTCTCAGGACCTGTCTAAGATAAAGTAAGGGCACACtcttgcatttttttaaataaatcaaaaattaATAACAACGTCTTTGCACACACCGTGATGAAATTTATACAACTATAAGATGAGCAACGACATCAGTCGTTATGGGTCAAttgcggacggtctagaacgcaaaatgactacagtaatattttgtctatatCGCTATTAGTCTACATcacaaacggtctagaacgcaaaatgcccactttttatatttatcaccacattttacataggtaggttaggttcgttaggtatcttcaaatggccgaaggcggggctccgtcgacattgctataaagttaagataaaacggaaaaaataatgtgggcattttgcgttctagaccgtttgccatgtagactaattgcgatatagacaaaatattacactagtcattttgcgttctagaccatccgcGAATAACCCGTCGTTATCTGTGCAAGATCTAAATTAGGAGCAAATGACTAACACATACCTACGTACgcatctattaactaaaaagtAAAACTCTTaacgtataatattttattaactaaCTCCGCCTTATTTTAGTTCTTAATGAAGCAAATTGTCTAGAGCATTTCTAAGTAATAGCAATAGTTTACCTATAAAGCAAAAATTGAATACACGACTATACAAATACCTACTGTTTACTAACGTCATCTTGTTTTGTCGCACCCCAAACGAAACAATCTTGAACATTTATAATAGCGATAGTTCCAAATTAAAGCACGTTCGAACTACGAACGTGCCCGTGCCAGGTAACtgtgatatttattattattcataacGAACATAACGGTACATTTTCCACGGCAAACGTAAATAATGGCCTACTAAAAGCACGaataaatgcaaattttgagagCCCACTAATATTTGCCATAGAAAAGGTCAGCGGTAAAACACAATTTAGTACACCCACTGTGTAAGTATTCTAAAATTTAATGAAGGTAAATTGAGGCACCGGCTTcggtttattgtttttagtttatTCACATGTTATCATAGACGAGGAAACGTGGCTCGCATACTTCAGTACCATTGCAACACTGAAATGTATAAATTGGGATCATCTCGGAATAGCACGCACGAAGCTATTTCGCCGCAAACTGCAAAATTTCTGTGACCAAATCCGATAACTGGGAATATTGTTATAACACTGGTTTAACCGTTCTCTGTTCAAACTGTTGTCACTTCAacgtaagggtcgcagttccaCTCTATAACTGAGTAATTGCTCCACACAAAATTGCCCTTTATTGATAGAGGCGCTTCTAGAGCTAGATATAAAATTGCCTTGGCGCCGTCTTGGAAAACTTTGCTTGATTTTCGTTCGTCTTTACTTTTGAGACTGCCAGGATTGACACAGTTGATCACGATTCCTTTACTACTCCATTCTCTATGCTGCAAGAAAGTGACAGCATTTAGAGCTACCTTACTGACAGCTTGCACGCTTAAACCCCAGCCTTCAGTTTTCTCGATGCCTCTTCTACACGCCTCTTCATAATCTTGAATAATAGCTACTAGCTCATCTTCCGTCAGATTTGTATCACTAATCCTTTTTCTAATCGCTTCATTCTCGATCGTCGCTAACAGACCAGCTGGTCCCGACACATTTACCACTTTCGCATTTTCAACTAACAAAGGATATATGAGCTTCCCGAAATTGATGTATCCATAAAAATTCACACTAAGCGTTCTTCTCACTTTCTCAGCATGGGACAACTTCTTCTCAGTTTGTACATAATCCGTGTTGTTGATCAGAAGATCTATCCTTTCGTCTTGATCTTGTATGTAGTGTCTGAAGTTGATAATACTTTTCGTATACGTTATGTCCATACGATAGTAGTGTAGATTCTTCGCATTTTTCTCTAAGGTGCGAAGTATATTGTAGCCGATGGATTCGTCTTCTGTAGTGAAGTATATTTTTCCTTTGTATGTTTTTGTTAGTTTTTTGAGGACTTGGTAACCGAGGTTGCTATCGGCGGCGACCACGACAGCTACGGTGGTCATAGTGGTAGTACACTGACTGTTATCGAGTTATCGGCGCCGATGCGTTATCTCGACTGACATGGCCGTATTGTGCGAACACGATAAGACTTTTTAAGTCTCTGATAAGAGATAACATGAAAGTGATGCTGGGAAAAATAGTGCGAGTAAAATATTGATGAtaaattatataggtattatattataCATGGTTAGAAAGGTACGGTTACGGCTTATAATTGTTGTGCCCTTTAAGATTCAAGGGGCTTTAATATTTTCATTCAAATCATTTATGGGACTTAAGCTAATTAATTTGATTGAAAatatttaacgtacctattttGTTGTATAGTTTCTAATATTGTTACGAATATATATTTTGGGGTTTGGTAAACACATCACAAATCTTACATAATAACATCGGTGCTAATCAACACATTCTTTAGAGATTAACCtattaaaatacttattctTCCCAAACTGCAAATCTCTCCTTCCCCATTGCATCTAAATGTGAACTCTATAGTCTTCCAAACAAGGTCACTTTTTACATTACACCATGAACCAAGATACGAGCTACTGAAATATAATTCATACATTATCGGAGTCAATGAGCGTGTTCAAATCACTACATACGTAATACGATTACTGATTTGAAAAttagtatattttttaatttgagcCGTATTAGTTATAATGTACTGTTGAAATTCGAATGCAGATTATTCGAGTTGagactttttaaaattaaagcaTGGTTTCTTATCGGTTGGGATGGCAATAGATTAGTTAATTATATTTGCTAGTAATATCGGTCAAAGGTCATTATCAAGTTTGCGAGTGtgttaattacttaaataacGGGACGATCAAATATCAGTCTGATAAATACTTAACCTAGTTAAAGAACTAttcttaatatatttcttttgtggtctgtgcggaaagagaagagtggtGGAATAAAAAGGAACCcttacattctacgactcttctgtTTCCACACAGATTCTATACCTACCAAATTATTgtattatcatttttttctatacATACGAATAATAGAAGTACGTTaaatcaattttattacattattgaCCCATCTTCAAGCAAAAACATAAgtattgacactgacagatctgGTCCATATCTTAACCAGATAAAATTCATATCCTATAATTAAAACTCGCATATGCCTATTTAGCCATATTAGTCATTTTTGTACCCCGCACAAATAcactcttcttcctggcgttttcccggcattttgccacggctcatgggagcctggggtccgcttgacaactaatcccatgatttgacgtaggcactagtttttatgaaagcgactgccatctgaccttccaacccagaggggaaactaggccttattgggggattagtccggtttcctcacgatgttttccttcaccgaaaagcgactggcaaatatgaaatgaaatttcgtacataagttccgaaaaactcattggtacgagccggggtttgaacccgcgacctccggattgaaagtcgcacgctcttaccgctaggccaccagcgcttaaccCCGCACAAATACACAtctattcatatttttaagGTCAGATATCTACactgtatgtatttatttctgtGGCAATACTAGAACGCCGCTCAAAGGACTccgtataaatatttattacttatttcgATTTTGTGCTGAAGCGTATTTTTCAATCAATTTCTATGCGCAAACAAACAAGATGGAGCTATCATGTGAGAATCATTACGGGTCTTCTCTATTTAATTTACGTTAATTTCACACGCGTGCTCCGggagttatttaaaatcaaagtGCACAGAAATCGGTTTTTCGCGAATATCAAGGTTAATAACAAAATTTTACGGTTTTGACACGTATTTTTAGTCAATCgtgcgacatgtttcggagagcctaggtgtTCTTTCTCAAACTCTAAAGATAGCATTCGGCAAGACGCTGCCGCAGCCCGGCAGCCGCGACCGACCGCCGCCGCCGAACGTGACAGCTGGGCGGCGCCGCCgtaacggcctggccacgacattggtctaaggcgactGGCGGGGCGGCTGGCGGTGCGGCAAACGCGAGCGaccgccaggcatgccacgtactttcagtagcggcggcagcgactaggagcggctGGGACAAAGTcgtatttaaaatcatgttttttattcaaaagtgcctagaatatatttcattgtttgtcaatgggtgcatgggctaaatacagtacgacaaatttatttacatctagtttagtattttatatattgtatatataaagcacccaaaaaaacgagtgcttacacaaaaataagtgtggagacgtcacaacatacttaaatacgcgaaagtacatttaaaatttcaataataaacccttccgtctccgtgtcgctcgaaaaaaaaacaaaatgttttgttccgtATCGCACCGCTCGTTCGTCTCGCCGCCTAGGCCGGTCGCGCCGCTCCAAAGTCGTGGCATCGCCCGCGCTGCCGGATACAAATGTTCGAGTCGCGCCCCtccccgctcgccgccgccgccggtcgcccggtgcacgccgcgcgcgttgccgctcggcgacaaggctcgtggcatgcattatgcgtcgccgggttattgtttttgcgacttaccgccggtcgccgccgccgatcgccttagaccaatgtcgtggccaggccgtagcATTCGGATAGGCGCGACCGGGCGGCGACTGCCGGGAAGCCGCTGCCGGGTCGCGGCAGCCTCTTGCCGACGCTTACcttaacagtgcgagcagcgttctcGACGGCCGTGCTACTGTGATTATTTACCCTTCAATAATTAAaatgaatgagtgaatgaacggaattattttaatgttagtatgtctcacgacAGATTATTTACCCATCAATAATTAAAATGAATGAACGGAATTATTATAATGTTATGTCTcatgacagtttaaattcgattaataTCAAAGTTAGTATAGCTTCGAATGACCTTTACATCTAAGTACAAAATGTAGAGCACCgactttatgtattttatagTTAACAGAAAAAAAGCTTTTTTGTGTTAAAACCACAAACTGACTTAGGTCTTATTTAAAATCGAGGAACCGAAAGACTGGTATCTACCAACACTATTTCCTCTAAGTCCCGTTAGGAAAACCAATTTACGAGTAATCTGTTATTACTTGAAATTATTACCGAGCTAGAGCTCAAGATACACTAGCGTCACATGGGCGATGAAAATGTTTCGCGAATTAGTTAACAGAGGGCGATGCCTAAGTTCTAAATAGAAAAACTTGTGTCATTAAGTGGCGAGGTTCATACTTTATGGAGTTTAAGGCGTTCGAGAAAAAAAGGTTAATGTCTTGCGGGGATAAAAGATAAAACATTGCTAGTATAAATTGGGATATTGCGGCAACGAATAAAGCGGAATTTCACCAGTGTACGGCGCTGTGACTCTGTGTGTTTTCGGCACAAGCATATTCAG from Cydia fagiglandana chromosome 6, ilCydFagi1.1, whole genome shotgun sequence includes:
- the LOC134665548 gene encoding uncharacterized protein LOC134665548, translated to MTTVAVVVAADSNLGYQVLKKLTKTYKGKIYFTTEDESIGYNILRTLEKNAKNLHYYRMDITYTKSIINFRHYIQDQDERIDLLINNTDYVQTEKKLSHAEKVRRTLSVNFYGYINFGKLIYPLLVENAKVVNVSGPAGLLATIENEAIRKRISDTNLTEDELVAIIQDYEEACRRGIEKTEGWGLSVQAVSKVALNAVTFLQHREWSSKGIVINCVNPGSLKSKDERKSSKVFQDGAKAILYLALEAPLSIKGNFVWSNYSVIEWNCDPYVEVTTV